The window TGGACCTGGCCGCCCTGGGCTATCGGACCGCCTTTTTTGCCGCGCTGCCGTTGACCTCGCTCGACCCTCTGCCCTATAACCCCTCTCTTGCGTTCGGATGCACCCCGGCCCGCCCGCGGGTGGCGCCGCGCCATGACCCGTCACGACCTCTCCTTCACGTTTAAGACGCCCCGCTGGCGGGGCGTGTCCACGTGCTGGTCCGGATGGTCGTCCGGAGGTGCCGTCCCGGGAGCCTGATTCCCCGCGACATTTCCAGGTACCGCTGACCCGTCCGGCCCGCTCCGCGACGGGTTTTTCCTTGTCGTCCGGCCCCCGCGCCGGCGCAACGCACCGAGGTCCACGCCATGTCCGCCGAGAAGCTGCACACGCCCCGCGCCCGCATCGACGAGATCGACCGCCGCCTGGTCGCCCTCGTGGCCGAACGCATGGACGCCGTCCGCGCCATCGGGCGCACCAAGGGCGCCGACGACGCCCAGCCCCTCAGGGACCACCGTCGCGAGCAGGAGGTCCTGGCCAACTGGCAGGACGCCGCCGCCGAACACGGCCTGTCGCCGTTCTTCGCCGGGCGCATCCTGCGCGAGGTGATGAACTACTCGCGGCGGGTGCAGGAGGAGCTGCTCGACCGGCCCCAGGACGACGCCACCGCGGGCGCCGCCCCGGTCCGCGTCGGCCGCATCGGCTCGCCCGGCTCGTACAGCGATCTCGCGCTGACCAAGCTCTTCGCCGAGCGCGGCGAGGGCGCCCTGACGCCGGTCGCCTTCGCCGGCTTCACCGCCGCGGTCGACGCCCTCGAGCGCGACGAGGTCGATTTCGCCTTCCTGCCCATCGAGAACACCATCGCCGGCTCGCTGAACGAGACCTACGCCCTGCTCACCGGCCGCGACCTGCACATCGTCGACGAGGAGATCCTGCCGGTGGAGCACATCGTGGCCGGACGCCCCGGCGCCGACCTGGCCGCCGTGCGCGTCGTGCGCTCGCACCCGGTCGCCCTGCAGCAGTGCGCCGCCTGGCTGGGCGCCCGCCCCGGCTGCCGCGCCGAGGCCTGCGCCGACTCGGCCACCGCCGCGCAGATCGTGGCCGACGGCGACGACCCGACCGCGGCGGCGATCTGCTCCGAGGAGGCGGCCAGCCGCCTGGGCCTGCAGGTGCTGGCCCGCGGCATCGCCGACCAGGCCCTGAACGCGACGCGGTTCGTGCTCATGGGCCGCGCGCCGGCCGTGGTCGACCGCCGGCGTCCGGCCCGCACCTCGCTGGTGCTGAGCGTGAACCACCGTCGCGGCTCCCTGGCCAAGTGCCTCGACGCGTTCGCGCGGCGCCGGGTGAACCTGACCAAGCTGGAGAGCCGTCCCAGGCCTGAAAGTCCTTGGGAATATGTCTTCTACATCGACATCGAGGGCCACCGCGACAGCGACCGCGTGCGCGAGGCCCTCGACGAGGTGGCCACCCACGCCAACACGCTGAAGGTCCTCGGCTGCTATCCGCGCCGGGGCAGCTTCGGCGACGATCTCGAGCCCGAGGAGCATCTCGCCGAGTGGGTCGGCGCCGCCGCGCCCGACGGCCGCAAACCCCTGCCGGTGGTCGACCCGAACCTGCGGCGCAGCGCGCGCACCGCGGCCCACGAGCCGAGCATCGTCAAGATCGGCCGCGTGCCCGTGGGCGGCGGCCACTTCATGCTCATCGCCGGGCCCTGCGCCGTCGAGAGCCGCGCCCAGGTGACGGCGGCGGCGAAGATGGTGCAGGAGGCGGGCGGCCAGGTGCTGCGCGGCGGCGCCTTCAAGCCCCGCACCAGCCCCTACAGCTTCCAGGGCCTCGGCTTCCCGGGCCTGGAGCTGCTGCGCGCCGCCGGCGACACCTACGACCTGCCCATCGTCACCGAAGTGCTGCGCGTCGAGGACGTGGCCAAGGTCGCCCGAATGGCCGACGCCCTGCAGGTGGGCGCCCGCAACATGCAGAACTTCGAGCTGCTCAAGGAGCTCGGACGCACCGACAAGCCGGTGCTGCTGAAGCGCGGCATGAGCGCCACCGTAAAGGACCTCCTCGCCGCCGCCGAGTACATCATGGCCGGCGGCAACCAGCAGGTGATCCTGTGCGAGCGCGGCATCCGCACCTTCGAGACGGCCACCCGCAGCACCCTCGACCTCAGCGCGGTGCCGGTGCTGAAGGAGCGCACGCACCTGCCGGTGATCGTCGATCCGTCCCACGCCGCGGGGCGGCGGGAACTGGTGCTGCCCCTGGCGGCGGCGGCGGTGGCGGCGGGCGCCGACGGGCTGATCGTCGAGTGCCATCCGAATCCGGACGAGGCGCTGTGCGACAAGGAGCAGGCGCTGACGGGGGCGGACATGGCGGAGCTGGTGGGGATGGCGCGGCGGATGGGGCGGATGGGCTGAGCGGCCCCGGACCGGCCTTCCGGATCCCGCCCCGGATTCCGTATGAGCAGGTGAGCCCAAGGCATCCACCCGCTCCACCGAGGCAACACCATGATCACGTCACGCGCGCGCACCGGAGCCCTGTTCCTGCTGGCCCTCGGCCTGCTCTGCCACCCGGTCTTCGCCCCGGCGTCGCCCGTCAACGAGGGCGGCGACGACGTCCTGGTGGTGGCGGATGCGGGCGGCAACCTGCTGGAGAATCACCTCTTCGTCACGGATGCGGGCGCGTTCTACAACGTGTTCCGGGCCGGTTACGACGTGCTGATCATGCTCAGCACCGACCGCGGGGCCACCTGGTCCGAATGGGGCCGGGCGCCGCGGACGGCCGGCGAGAACCTCTTCCTCCACGGGGCCGCCCTGACCGAGGGGATGAACCCGCGGCTGCACCTCCTCTACGCGGTCGAGTCCGACAACGCGCTGACGGACGGCACGATCCGCCACGCCTGGACCCCGTACACCGGCGGCCCGCCGAACTGGTCCGAGTCGGTGCCCTTCGCCGAAACGGGTGTCTCGTACTGGGGCGGCGACCTGGCCGTCGACGCCGCCGACTACGACGACTACCGCGTGTACGCGGTCGCCGTCCGCTACGACGGCGTGCACTGGGCCGGCCTGCAGTACGCGCGCTCGACCGATCAGGGCGACACCTGGGAGCCGTCGTTCTCCCTCGCCGACGGTCAGGACGGAGACTTCTTCGTGCGTCGGCCCCACCTGGCCTGGGGCGCGGGGCGCCTCCACGTGACCTGGTCGTGGGGCGACGACTCGCTCGGCGAGGGGTTCACCGCCAACGGCGTGCGCTACCGCCACGCCACCGGCTTCGGTGCGGGCCCCGGCGACTTCGCCCCCATGCAGGACCTGCTGCCCGCCGACGTCGGCCCCGAGAACAATCCCCTCGACATCGTCGCCTCCAGCGCGACCGGCGACGTCTACCTGCTCTACGCGACGGTGGGGTTCAGTTCCGGCGGCGAAGTCTGGCGCAGCCGCGACGGGGGTTCGACGTGGGACCCGGCCGACGTGGGCACCTTCGACGCCGACGACGCCATGGCCCATCTCGCCCTGAACGACGCCGGCGACCGCCTCTACGTGTCCGGAGTGCACCGGGACGCCGTGGGCGAAGGGTGCCGGGGTCAACCGGTGGTGCAGCGCGGCGTCGTGGCCGGGGCCGCGGGACCGGACTTCGGCGCGCCCATGGTCTTCGCCGCCGACAACACCGACCAGGGGATCTGGGAGACCGTGGTGGGCATCGACTCCGCCGACTCCGACGCGTTCGGCGTCGCCTGGGCCGCGAACGCGAGCGTCTGCGAACCACCAGCCGCGTGGCCGATGCGCTTCGACGCAACCTGGCGCAACGATCCCGGCTTCCCGGTCACCGAGGCGGGCTTCCCGGTGCCGCTGGCCGAGGCGCCGGCCGGACCCCTCACCGCGGTGCAGCTCGACTACCGCCCGCAGCTCGAGCTCACCTGGCTCGACGACGCCGGGTACCTGCACGTCACCACGCACACCGGCGCGCCCATCCTGGGCACGCCCCTCTGGGTCGGCAACCCGGTGGACGGCAACGCCGTCGCCGTCGGCGACCTGGACGGCGACGGCGTGCCCGCCCTGGTCGTCGGCGACGCCGACGGGCAGGTGCACGCGTTCAGCGCCGCGACGGGCGCCCTGCTGCCCGGCTTCCCCGTCGACCTCGGCACCGCCGCCGCCCGCGTCGCCGTGGGAGCCGTGGCGACCGGCGCGCCGCGCTCGATCGTGGCCACCTGCGGCACGGGCGTCCACATCATCGGCGCGGACGGCCAGATCGAGCAGAGCTGGACCACCAGCGCGAACATCAGCCAGCCGCCGGCCATCGGCGACCTCGACTTCGACGGACAGAACGAGATCGTCGTCGTCGAATCCCTGCGCCTGGTCCGCATCGACCCGGGCGACCCGGTGCGGACGTGGTCCGTCCTGACCGGATTCACCGGCATCACGACGCCGCCGACGCTGACCGACCTCCACGTCGACGGCACCATCGAGGCCAGCCGGCAGATCGTCTTCGGCACGGCGGCGGGCACGGTCCGCGCCTACCGGGCCGACGGCACTTCCCTGTGGACCTTCGACTCCGGCGTGGCCCACGACGTCTCGGCCATCGCCTCGACGTTCATCCGCGGGGCGGGCGCGCCCGGTCTCCAGTTCGCCATCGACGGCGGGATCTACAACCTCCGGGAGGACGGGACCCTCTGGGGCGGCTTCCCCCACCCGACCGGGACCGGCGGCCGCATCGCCCCGGTCGTCGGCACCGTCGAGGGATTCTCCAGCGACATCGTCTACGGCAACGTCTTCGGCGGCGCGTGGTGCGTCGACAACTTCGGCAACGAACTGGACGGATGGCCCCTCACGTTCGACGACCCCATCCTGTATTCACCGGTGATCGCCGACATCGACGCCGACGGCCGCAACGAGATCATCGTGCAGACCGCCGGGGAGATGCGCGCCATGGACACCAACGCCGAACGTCAATCCACGGCGCGGGTCCACTGGGGCCAGTGGGGCTTCGACGCCGGCCACACCTTCTGCCTGTCCAACACGGACACGCCCGTGGTCAGCCCCGTCCCCGACGACGTGCGCCCGACCCGGATCGCGTTCGCGCCGCCGCATCCCAACCCGTCGAGCGGCGCGAGCCGCTTCCAGTTCGTGCTGCCGGACGCGGCCGACGTCTCGCTCAAGGTCTACGACGTGCGCGGGCGGCTGGTGAAGGCGGTGGCGGTGGGCCGGTTCGAGCCGGGCGGCCACGTGCTGGCCTTCGACGGGAGGGGTCCCGACGGCCGCACCCTGGCCGACGGCATCTACTTCGCGCGCCTGACCGTGCGCGACGGGACCGGTCGGCACGACGAGACGCGGAAGCTGGTCATCCTGCGCTGAGCGCAGGCTCAGCGCTGCGAACCGGTGGAGAGGCCGGCCCCGTCCCCGCGGCCGGCCCCTCCGCTCCCCCCTACTTCAGCAGGGTCACCTTCACGACCGAGCCTTCCTGGCCCGCCGGCAACCAGACCCGCCCGAAGTACACGCCGGACGGCAGGTTCCGGCCGTGGTCGTCGCGGCCGTCCCAGCGGATCGCGTGCCCGCCGGCGGCCCGGTTCCCGTCGGCCAGGGTGCGCACGACGCGGCCCCGCACGTCGAAGACCGCGAGGCGCGTCCAGCCCGCGGCGCGCTGGTCGAAGCGGAAGGTCGTCTCCGGATTGAAGGGGTTGGGCCCCGCCGCCAGGGCGCGCAGGGCCGTCGGCAGCGGCGCCGGCGACGGCGCCGTGCTGCAGAAGAAGCGTCGCTGGCGGTGGAGGGGCGTGGCGTAGTCGATCCAGGTCGCCGCCACGGCGTCGAGGCCCGGCCGCGCGGCCAGGACCGCCGGCTCCACGTCGTCGCCGGCGTTGATCCGCTTGCGCGGGAAGAAGACGTTGCCGTCGCCCTCGCGCAGGATGATCTGCATGGGCGTGCCGGTGACCGTCTCGCGTGTGGCCAGGAAGAACCGCTCCGGCCCGGCCGCGACCACCGTGCTGTCGTAGACCAGGGGCAGGCCGAGCCGCCAGCGGACCGGTCCCGCCACCTGGTGGTCCATGGTCATGGTGTGCAGCAGGGGGTCGGAGCCGGTGTTGTCCAGGACCCAGCTGAACAGCAGGCGATCGGCCCCGTCCCACGCGACCGCCGGCGACGTGACCTGCACTCCGAAGTACACGCCGACCGGGACCTCCCAGGTGCCGCCGTTGAAGCGCTGGTAGCACATCTCGTGCAGGCCCGGGAACCAGAAGTCGCGCACGTAGGCGAGGGTCAGGCCGCTGCCATCGACCGTAAGGTCCGGCTGGGCGGCGCCGACCCCGGCGCCGATGTCGACCGGGGCGTCGACCGTCGCGTCCGTGACCCGGACGTACATCAGGGCCGTCGTCCCGCCCCCGTCCGCTTCGCAGACGATGTGGGCCTCGCCGGGAGCGTCGCTGGCGATGGCCGGATGGTGGATCGTGGTGGGCATGTCGACGAGGTGGCCGCCCGTCGCACCGTCGGGGCGCAGGTACTGGTACTGCAGCTGGTCGTAGCCGGCCTGCTCG is drawn from bacterium and contains these coding sequences:
- the aroF gene encoding 3-deoxy-7-phosphoheptulonate synthase, encoding MSAEKLHTPRARIDEIDRRLVALVAERMDAVRAIGRTKGADDAQPLRDHRREQEVLANWQDAAAEHGLSPFFAGRILREVMNYSRRVQEELLDRPQDDATAGAAPVRVGRIGSPGSYSDLALTKLFAERGEGALTPVAFAGFTAAVDALERDEVDFAFLPIENTIAGSLNETYALLTGRDLHIVDEEILPVEHIVAGRPGADLAAVRVVRSHPVALQQCAAWLGARPGCRAEACADSATAAQIVADGDDPTAAAICSEEAASRLGLQVLARGIADQALNATRFVLMGRAPAVVDRRRPARTSLVLSVNHRRGSLAKCLDAFARRRVNLTKLESRPRPESPWEYVFYIDIEGHRDSDRVREALDEVATHANTLKVLGCYPRRGSFGDDLEPEEHLAEWVGAAAPDGRKPLPVVDPNLRRSARTAAHEPSIVKIGRVPVGGGHFMLIAGPCAVESRAQVTAAAKMVQEAGGQVLRGGAFKPRTSPYSFQGLGFPGLELLRAAGDTYDLPIVTEVLRVEDVAKVARMADALQVGARNMQNFELLKELGRTDKPVLLKRGMSATVKDLLAAAEYIMAGGNQQVILCERGIRTFETATRSTLDLSAVPVLKERTHLPVIVDPSHAAGRRELVLPLAAAAVAAGADGLIVECHPNPDEALCDKEQALTGADMAELVGMARRMGRMG